The Salvelinus alpinus chromosome 30, SLU_Salpinus.1, whole genome shotgun sequence genomic interval GGCTAACATTAGAAAGCTAGCTAACTACGCTTTAACttcaatgaaaacaactttcagaaaaaaaattaaccgtataatatctgaacatgtagctagctatacatggatgaacgcttctccctctctgtcacggattccatggttgcccttagtttgaagatgcaaTACAACAGCATTCTTCTTTTCTATTTTCTAATCCCTCAgttatttgcaatcaaacgccagaattttctccatctccttagctatcatactctgcttccactgggtattccactgatttcaaaactcgatcctccagaaagtggagagcattagcAACACTTATGTAGTTCTTCATGATATATTTTTAAAAagctgagcagctcatgttatagacagaaacgagctacatggcagaccaatccgaactcatctctcggcatgtccagcgtttccattatctcagccaatcatggctagctggaaggttcctgactttttctgtggctaaacaaactaggctcgtaattttacAATTgttttcatatttacagatggcatacacatttgttattaaggcacatgaaagttcacatgttctagAAGGAATGTCTGCCAAAAAAACTATTTtggtttcctgaaacaagtcacatatatatattttcttttgggggggggggggggcagaaagttgttttcattgaaaatgtgctgttttatAACGCTATTCTACATATTTTGACATGAGGCTGACagaaaatattacattttaaaacaaatttcctgcaattctacacatggggcagagtgaaacatttgctgttttatagctaatctcatgctatttttCTAAAAAtgttaaagcaaatttcctgctatTTTATtaattttgccatgaggctgagagaaaatgttacagttttgaagcaaatttcctgcaattcaacacattttgccattgcttATGACCCTGGAGGTTGTGGGCCCCAGGGTACATGTCCTTTCGGTAACCCGGCCCTGTTTGGAGCACAATGTTGATATCTGAACTTCAAGCTTTATGAGTACAATTCCTGCCTCATATGGTGTACTGAATAAAGGAGTTATcatgacttcagaaagtattcataccccttgacttattccacattttgttgtgttacagcctgaattccaaatctattcaatatttttttttatctcacccatctgcacacaataccccataatgataaagtgaaaacatgtttttataaattttgGGAAATTAATCGAAAATAACTACATAAATAtcgaatttacataagtattcacacccttgagtcagtactttgtagaagcacctttggcagtgaatacagttgtgagtctttctgggtaagtctataagagcattccacacctggattgtgcaacatttgccctttattcttttcaaaattcttcaagctctgttaaattggttgttgatcattgttagacaacaATTTTCTGGTCTTGCCAAAGATTTTCAagttgatttaagtcaaaactgtaactcggccattcagaaacattcactgtcttcttggtaagcaactccagtgaagatttggccttgtgttttaggttattttcctgctgaaagatgaattcatctctctgtgtctggtggaaagcagactgaacaaggttttactctaggattttgcctgtgcttagctccattccgtttctttttttactccaaacatacccataacatgatgcagccaccactatgcttgaaaatatggagagtggtactcagtaatgtgttgtattggatttgccccatgTTTTTGCAAGAttcctttagtgccttgttgcaaacaagatgcatgttttggaatatgtgtattctgtacaggcttccttcttttcactctgccaattgggttagtattgtggagtaactacaatgttgttgatccagtcTCAGCTttctcatatcacagccattaaactctgtaactgttttaaagtcaccattggcctcatggtgaaatccctgagcggtttccttcctctccagcaactgagttaggaaggacgcctgtatctttggagtgactgggtgtactgatacaccatccaaagtgtaattaataacttcgccATGTGCAAGGGATATTCCATGTCTGTTCATTTTtcccccatctaccaataggtgcccttctttgcgaggcaatggaaagcctccctggtctttgtggttgaatctgtatttgaaattcactgctcgactgagagacctgacaattatctgtatgtgtggagtacagagatgaggtagtcataaaaaataatgttaaacgatattattgcacacagagtgaatccatgcaacttattctgTGACTTGTTAAGGACATTTTTACTTAttttggcttgccataacaaaggggtttaatatttattgactcaagacatatcagcttttcattttttattaattaacaAACTTTTAGAAAAagacaattccactttgacaataAGGAGATATTGTTTGTAGGTCAgtgatatatataaatatatttaataaattcaggctctaacacaacaaaatatggaaaaagtcaaggggtgaatactttctgaaggcactgtaagtgtgaataagtggcacagtggtctaaggctctgcatctcagtgcaagaggcgtctctacagtccctggttcgaatccaggctgtactacatccggccgtgattgggagtcccatagagcggtgcacaattgtccAGGTTTGGTcgtggtaggccttcattgtaaataagaatttgttcttaactgacttgcctaattaaataaaggataaGTTACTTTAGGATAAAAGTGCCTGCTAAATGACCGTATCttgtctctgctctgctctgttgtgTTGTTCAGATTGCAGTTCCAGGGGTAGGGGAGCACCCCCTCCAGTATAACTACTCCTTCTGGTACTCCAGACGCACCCCCGGCCGGCCTGCCAGCACCCAGAGTTACGAATCCAACATCAAACAGATCGGCAGCTTCGCCTCGGTCAGTCCCTATTGGGAACCATTGTTCTTTGCCTTTCACCTTTGCAGTTTCTAGACTCAGCTGATCTAGTTTAGTATGGATCTAGGGTTCTAGACTAATTCTGTCCTCCGGTCCACCAGGTGGAGCAGTTCTGGCGTTTCTACAGTCACATGATCCGTCCGGGCGACCTGACGGGCCACAGCGACTTCCACCTTTTCAAGGAAGGGATTAAACCCATGTGGGAGGTGGGTAGCAAAGATGGTAGATAAATGGAGATAGTTCACTCAGGCCGTTTACCATTGAACATTTCTGTCTACTTAAGTGGGTGgctctcccatagacaccaatgcgATAGCAGCTGGGTCTTGTCTACTTAGTTCATTTTCTTTTAATTGGGGGAGTGGGATGTCTCACTTCCGGTATTCTTTTGATCTATCCTTACCTTTATGAGCTCACTCAAGCTGACCTTAGATCACTGTCTTCACCTGTTTATAATGTTATACCATtaccagggttgtattcattaggaagCAAATAGAAGAAAACAGACGGGATCAGAAAGGGACTGCCTAAACTAATAAGGAATGCTCATTTTCCTTTTCAATTGCAGAATGTTTTGTTttggtgtgccctaatgaacatgacataTTTGTTTCCTGCCTAATGCCCGTGTCTatcttctctctgtgtctctctaggACGACGCTAATAAGCTAGGTGGGAAGTGGATCATCCGGCTGAGGAAGGGCCTGGCGTCTCGTTGCTGGGAGAATCTGATTCTGGCCATGCTGGGGGAACAGTTTATGGTGGGGGAGGAGATCTGTGGCGCTGTGGTGTCTGTACGCTTCCAGGTACACACATACATCGAGCCGGACGTGCAAACACACGCACATTCACTGTTCCAGTGTCTATTGTTGCCAACACTATGCTTCCCTCATGTCTTTCCTCCAGGAGGACATAATCTCCATCTGGAACAAGACAGCCAGTGACCAGTCCACCATTACCCGGATCAGAGACACTCTACGTAGGGTCCTCAACCTACCCCCCAACACCATTATGGAGTACAAGACACACACCGACAGCATcaagtaaatacacacacacacaaacacagagctaATGCCTGAGCtactaggctttagctcagtaggCTAACACAGTCTGTGATACCTGGGGGGGGTTCtgtctgttctcagggcctggGAGGACTTCCATGGTCTGGTGAACGCTGTTGGTGGTCGCTAGTCTCCAAAGCTGTGAGTTTCTGCCAAGGGTAGGAGCTGCTATGTCTTAATTCATATTCCTACATGCACACACTGGCTTGCCTCATGTTCTTActtctgttgtgtctctgtgcaTGGAAATCATGACACTAGTCATGATCAGTACTATTATTAGTACTACTGTATTAGTACGCTAGTAGTCAATTATAGGAACTGAGTGTTTCAATAACCTAACTGTCTCTGTttatgtttgtctctctctcatatctctagATTTGTGTGTAGTGTCTTTTGGATGAAATCCGGAGGAATAATACCTTTTTAAGGATCAGTACTGTTTTACATGGC includes:
- the eif4e2 gene encoding eukaryotic translation initiation factor 4E type 2 isoform X1 is translated as MNNKFDALKDDDSGDHDQDQGSQKDCEKEKNDNDEDNDQNTAKKKVCVSPKYNATIAVPGVGEHPLQYNYSFWYSRRTPGRPASTQSYESNIKQIGSFASVEQFWRFYSHMIRPGDLTGHSDFHLFKEGIKPMWEDDANKLGGKWIIRLRKGLASRCWENLILAMLGEQFMVGEEICGAVVSVRFQEDIISIWNKTASDQSTITRIRDTLRRVLNLPPNTIMEYKTHTDSIKAWEDFHGLVNAVGGR
- the eif4e2 gene encoding eukaryotic translation initiation factor 4E type 2 isoform X2 produces the protein MNNKFDALKDDDSGDHDQDQGSQKDCEKEKNDNDEDNDQNTAKKKIAVPGVGEHPLQYNYSFWYSRRTPGRPASTQSYESNIKQIGSFASVEQFWRFYSHMIRPGDLTGHSDFHLFKEGIKPMWEDDANKLGGKWIIRLRKGLASRCWENLILAMLGEQFMVGEEICGAVVSVRFQEDIISIWNKTASDQSTITRIRDTLRRVLNLPPNTIMEYKTHTDSIKAWEDFHGLVNAVGGR